One region of Jonesiaceae bacterium BS-20 genomic DNA includes:
- a CDS encoding SatD family protein, translated as MFVMTLDQRGSRSGTDLVPPTLELLERTLTDDMTPVAAFERTAGDEIQGVVDNPKAVYAVIRLLLRESAWYIGIGHGPVDQPVPVRAAEGGGPAYWAARDAVNLAKTKRASTPIALLSQDAGQQAADLHGLLQLLGFVLVERSAAAWEAIDLITTSYGSTNGVTQKLAAQTLGITPAAMSARLRNAGLNQELEAQPVILKMLGSLL; from the coding sequence ATGTTCGTGATGACCCTTGACCAACGCGGTAGCCGCAGCGGAACCGACTTGGTTCCCCCGACCCTGGAACTACTCGAGCGGACCTTAACCGATGACATGACTCCGGTTGCCGCCTTTGAGCGGACAGCGGGGGATGAGATCCAAGGCGTTGTAGATAATCCCAAGGCCGTGTACGCGGTGATCAGGTTACTGCTACGAGAGTCCGCATGGTACATCGGAATTGGGCACGGCCCGGTTGATCAACCCGTACCGGTCCGAGCCGCTGAGGGCGGTGGGCCAGCGTATTGGGCCGCCCGGGATGCGGTAAACTTAGCCAAAACTAAAAGGGCATCCACCCCAATCGCGTTGCTGAGCCAAGACGCAGGTCAGCAGGCAGCGGATCTTCATGGGCTCCTGCAACTCTTGGGATTTGTCCTCGTTGAACGATCGGCTGCTGCATGGGAGGCGATTGACTTGATCACCACGAGCTATGGGTCTACAAACGGGGTGACCCAGAAGCTGGCAGCGCAAACCCTAGGGATCACCCCGGCGGCGATGAGCGCAAGACTGCGCAATGCGGGCCTCAATCAGGAACTCGAAGCGCAGCCCGTAATCCTCAAGATGCTTGGTTCGCTCTTGTAA
- a CDS encoding type II 3-dehydroquinate dehydratase: MTRVVILNGPNLGRLGVREPDVYGSTSYAGLVAAAEQWGKDLGFEVTVLQTDNEAELIGWLHDAVDNQAHVVLNPAAFTHFSYAIRDAAAMVTKGGLKLIEVHISNPYAREEFRHYSVVGPVATGTIAGFGLDSYRLALSALAVG, translated from the coding sequence ATGACGCGCGTAGTTATTTTGAACGGCCCCAACCTTGGACGCCTGGGAGTGCGGGAGCCGGATGTGTATGGCTCAACCTCCTATGCTGGGCTGGTTGCGGCTGCCGAGCAGTGGGGCAAGGATCTCGGGTTCGAGGTTACCGTTTTGCAGACCGATAATGAGGCGGAACTCATTGGCTGGTTGCATGATGCGGTTGACAATCAGGCGCACGTGGTTCTGAATCCTGCCGCATTCACCCATTTCTCATACGCTATTCGGGACGCAGCGGCGATGGTTACCAAGGGTGGATTGAAACTGATCGAGGTGCATATCTCTAATCCGTACGCCCGCGAAGAGTTCCGGCACTATTCCGTGGTGGGCCCGGTGGCCACCGGCACGATCGCTGGCTTTGGCTTGGATTCCTACCGGTTGGCATTGTCCGCCTTGGCGGTTGGTTGA
- the aroB gene encoding 3-dehydroquinate synthase: MTSNTRITVTAERTYNVVIGRHLLGELPELVGAEVRKILIVHPEALEATATGVREDLMEQGYEVLLAVIPDAEEAKNVEVISFAWQILGQADFTRSDAIVSIGGGSTTDVAGFIAATWLRGIKVVHISTTLLGMVDAAVGGKTGINTAEGKNLVGAFHSPSGVLCDLAALESLPKWDFVAGLAEVIKTGFIADPVILELVEANAQELQNWPDSAPQLWDVVQELVERSIAVKGRVVSQDLKESDLREILNYGHTFAHAIELVERYGWRHGAAVSVGMVYAAELARLAGKLDEAVMERMRSILSSVGLPVTYRGDRWEQLLTAMRRDKKTRGDMLRFVILEGVGKPVRLEGPDPMLLVAAYAEVSAAAPKPGGPVLL, translated from the coding sequence ATGACTTCGAATACCCGTATTACCGTAACCGCCGAGCGCACCTATAACGTAGTCATTGGGCGTCACCTGTTGGGGGAACTACCGGAATTGGTAGGCGCGGAGGTCCGCAAGATCCTGATCGTGCACCCGGAGGCCCTTGAAGCTACCGCTACGGGCGTGCGCGAGGACCTTATGGAACAAGGGTATGAGGTCCTGCTAGCCGTAATTCCGGATGCGGAAGAAGCCAAGAACGTTGAAGTCATTTCGTTTGCCTGGCAGATTCTTGGCCAAGCGGACTTTACCCGCAGTGACGCAATTGTCTCGATCGGTGGTGGCTCGACAACCGACGTCGCCGGTTTCATTGCAGCTACCTGGTTGCGTGGAATCAAGGTCGTTCACATTTCAACGACCCTGCTGGGCATGGTAGACGCTGCCGTAGGCGGAAAGACCGGCATTAACACCGCCGAGGGCAAAAACTTGGTGGGTGCATTCCACAGCCCATCGGGCGTCCTGTGCGATCTTGCTGCGTTGGAAAGCTTACCGAAATGGGACTTTGTTGCTGGTCTTGCCGAGGTAATCAAGACCGGTTTTATTGCGGACCCGGTCATTCTTGAGCTAGTTGAAGCCAATGCACAGGAGTTGCAGAACTGGCCCGATAGTGCCCCGCAGCTCTGGGACGTTGTGCAAGAACTCGTTGAACGTTCTATCGCAGTCAAGGGCCGCGTGGTGAGCCAGGACCTCAAGGAGTCTGACCTGCGCGAGATTCTGAACTACGGGCACACCTTCGCGCACGCAATTGAACTTGTTGAGCGGTACGGTTGGCGTCACGGCGCCGCAGTTTCTGTTGGCATGGTCTATGCGGCCGAACTGGCCCGCTTGGCGGGCAAGCTGGACGAAGCGGTAATGGAACGCATGCGTTCCATTCTGTCGTCGGTTGGCCTGCCGGTTACCTATCGCGGCGATCGCTGGGAGCAGTTGCTGACGGCAATGCGTCGAGACAAGAAGACGCGCGGCGACATGCTGCGGTTCGTTATCTTGGAGGGCGTGGGCAAGCCGGTTCGTTTAGAAGGCCCGGATCCGATGCTTCTTGTTGCCGCATACGCCGAGGTTAGTGCTGCGGCCCCAAAGCCCGGCGGCCCAGTTCTGCTGTAA
- a CDS encoding shikimate kinase: MTQARIPRVVLVGPPGAGKSTVARALSHLLKVAMRDTDQDVEQMAGKSISDVFMDDGEPAFRALEVAAVAKALTEHSGVLALGGGAVLDPQTQANLANYQGQGGVVIFLDVSLTAAAPRVGFNQSRPLLLGNPRAQWKILMEKRRPTYEQVATAQVLTDDKTPAVVAQEILTLLPVDQGTPS; the protein is encoded by the coding sequence ATGACTCAGGCACGCATTCCTAGGGTGGTCCTGGTGGGACCACCCGGTGCGGGTAAGAGTACGGTTGCTCGAGCACTGAGCCACCTGCTCAAGGTCGCTATGCGAGACACCGACCAAGACGTTGAGCAAATGGCTGGCAAAAGCATTTCTGATGTCTTTATGGACGACGGCGAACCGGCTTTCCGAGCCCTTGAGGTCGCCGCAGTTGCCAAGGCTCTTACCGAGCACTCCGGGGTGTTAGCGCTCGGTGGTGGAGCAGTGTTAGACCCGCAGACCCAGGCCAACCTGGCCAATTACCAGGGCCAGGGTGGGGTCGTTATCTTCCTCGACGTGTCCCTTACGGCCGCCGCTCCACGGGTTGGATTCAACCAGTCACGCCCACTGCTGCTGGGTAACCCGCGTGCCCAGTGGAAGATCTTGATGGAAAAGCGGCGCCCCACGTACGAGCAGGTTGCTACCGCGCAGGTCCTGACCGATGACAAGACCCCGGCCGTGGTGGCCCAAGAAATTCTGACATTACTGCCAGTTGATCAAGGAACCCCTTCATGA
- the aroC gene encoding chorismate synthase, translated as MLRWITSGESHGPSLVGVIEGLPAGIEVQTSDIQAALARRRLGYGRGARMKFEQDEVRILAGLRHGISQGGPLTIEIGNTEWPKWVDVMASDPVDESKLKGARNAPLTRPRPGHADLIGMRKYDFDDARAVLERASARETATRVALGTVAARFLEQAFGIRLVSHVTAIGPVSVPDGRAVPTPDDIAYLDADPVRTFDKETSDAMVAEIDQCHKDGDTLGGIVEVLAYGVPSGLGSYVHGDRRLDAQLAGALMGIQAIKGVEVGDGFRTAARRGSQAHDEIVPGEDGKIARASNRAGGIEGGMSNGEVLRVRAAMKPISTVPRSLPTVDTSTGKVASAQHQRSDVCAVPPAAVVAEAMVALTLAASALEKFGGDSIGETRRNYEAYLAAIPELLR; from the coding sequence ATGCTTCGTTGGATAACTTCAGGTGAATCTCATGGCCCCTCGCTCGTTGGAGTGATTGAAGGCCTCCCCGCTGGTATTGAGGTCCAAACCTCAGACATTCAGGCTGCTTTGGCCCGCCGTCGCCTTGGTTATGGCCGCGGTGCGCGAATGAAGTTTGAACAGGATGAAGTCCGGATTTTGGCCGGACTGCGCCACGGTATTAGCCAGGGTGGCCCCCTGACCATTGAAATTGGCAACACCGAATGGCCCAAGTGGGTCGACGTGATGGCTAGCGATCCGGTCGATGAGAGCAAGCTCAAGGGTGCGCGTAACGCCCCGTTGACTCGCCCGCGGCCCGGGCACGCAGACCTCATTGGAATGCGTAAATACGATTTTGACGATGCTCGCGCCGTGCTCGAACGTGCTTCCGCCAGGGAGACCGCAACGCGTGTTGCTCTGGGGACGGTAGCCGCCCGCTTCCTGGAGCAGGCTTTTGGAATTCGCCTTGTTTCGCACGTAACCGCAATCGGCCCCGTGTCCGTTCCGGACGGCCGGGCGGTACCAACCCCGGATGATATAGCTTACCTAGACGCCGACCCGGTCCGGACCTTTGACAAGGAAACCTCTGACGCCATGGTCGCCGAGATCGACCAGTGCCACAAAGACGGTGACACCCTCGGTGGAATTGTTGAAGTTCTTGCCTACGGCGTACCGTCCGGTCTGGGGTCCTACGTACACGGCGACCGCCGCCTCGACGCACAACTAGCCGGAGCCCTTATGGGTATTCAAGCGATTAAGGGCGTTGAGGTCGGTGACGGTTTCAGAACCGCTGCCCGCCGCGGATCCCAAGCGCATGATGAAATTGTGCCGGGTGAGGATGGCAAGATCGCTCGCGCATCCAACCGTGCCGGTGGGATCGAAGGTGGCATGTCCAACGGCGAGGTCCTGCGGGTCCGCGCCGCAATGAAGCCAATTTCAACCGTGCCACGGTCGCTGCCCACGGTTGATACTTCAACCGGAAAGGTTGCCTCCGCACAGCACCAGCGCTCAGACGTTTGTGCCGTTCCACCAGCGGCCGTTGTAGCCGAAGCCATGGTTGCGCTGACCCTAGCCGCAAGTGCACTCGAGAAGTTTGGGGGCGACTCTATCGGTGAGACGCGCCGCAACTACGAGGCATACCTTGCAGCAATCCCAGAATTGTTGCGCTGA
- a CDS encoding A24 family peptidase produces MVAHGVIGLSAGWGISRLADRELGLRQAPQLRPTQTSLTVLVTAILFVAFAALLPQGAGARFWADSLVLMAYWFCTGISVLLSVIDFRTHILPNRFVLPGIGITAVFLAGATFAVGEGWESYWRAIASGGAAYVLLFILCIVGGLGFGDVKLGAILGAYCGWLSWGATAMGLVLAFLVGGLVSLILVLSRRASRKSSLPFGPWLCLGALLAMLATLAFAP; encoded by the coding sequence ATGGTGGCTCACGGGGTTATTGGGCTTAGTGCAGGTTGGGGGATCAGTCGCCTAGCCGACCGAGAACTTGGGTTGCGCCAAGCGCCGCAATTGCGCCCCACCCAGACCAGCCTCACTGTGCTTGTTACCGCGATCCTCTTTGTGGCGTTCGCCGCCTTGCTGCCCCAGGGTGCCGGCGCCAGGTTTTGGGCGGACTCGCTCGTGCTCATGGCCTACTGGTTTTGTACCGGGATCAGCGTGTTACTGAGCGTTATTGATTTTCGTACCCACATCTTGCCCAACCGTTTTGTGTTGCCTGGAATTGGAATCACCGCGGTCTTTCTGGCAGGTGCCACCTTCGCAGTAGGGGAGGGTTGGGAAAGCTATTGGCGGGCTATCGCATCTGGCGGCGCAGCATACGTACTGCTATTTATCCTCTGTATCGTTGGCGGATTAGGTTTTGGTGACGTCAAACTAGGTGCAATTCTGGGGGCCTATTGTGGGTGGTTAAGTTGGGGAGCCACTGCCATGGGCCTAGTACTAGCGTTCTTGGTGGGTGGGTTGGTTAGTCTCATACTGGTGCTCAGCAGGAGGGCGTCACGCAAGTCCTCGCTGCCTTTTGGGCCGTGGTTGTGCCTTGGCGCGCTCCTCGCAATGCTGGCAACCCTGGCGTTTGCGCCATGA
- a CDS encoding shikimate dehydrogenase, with protein MTKQAAVLGHPIAHSLSPVLHRAAYEQLGLDWTYGRFDVDQDQLAAFIQGLDGTWGGLSLTMPLKQVVFKLLDHIDPLAEVTGAVNTVLFTGAGVHRSLVGTNTDVYGLVMALKEGGAKPGIKRAAILGAGATASSTLAALAELGCTDPVVYVRSLGRTAELRMAASRMGVSPTFELLSKAPAGLNTFDVVVSTLPPFAGDDIAARLLEAQEGRAVTGVLLDVAYDPDPTALISAWRGLDGTAITGERMLLHQAVEQVRLMTGMPGPVAQMGDALNGELLLRR; from the coding sequence ATGACAAAGCAAGCGGCAGTTTTGGGCCACCCTATTGCGCATTCATTGTCCCCGGTGTTGCACCGCGCGGCCTATGAACAGCTCGGGTTGGACTGGACCTATGGCCGGTTTGACGTTGATCAAGACCAGTTGGCAGCGTTCATCCAGGGCTTAGACGGTACGTGGGGCGGCTTAAGTTTGACCATGCCGCTCAAACAAGTGGTGTTTAAACTGCTGGATCATATTGATCCGCTAGCCGAGGTCACCGGTGCGGTGAATACCGTCTTATTCACCGGAGCCGGTGTCCACCGCAGTTTGGTGGGGACCAACACCGACGTGTACGGACTGGTCATGGCGCTTAAAGAGGGCGGCGCAAAACCAGGTATCAAACGCGCGGCAATCCTAGGCGCGGGGGCAACGGCCTCCTCAACCCTCGCAGCGTTAGCCGAACTGGGCTGTACTGACCCCGTAGTCTACGTTCGCTCGTTGGGTCGCACTGCAGAGCTGCGCATGGCGGCGTCTCGCATGGGAGTCTCACCCACATTCGAATTACTGAGTAAGGCGCCAGCTGGACTGAACACGTTCGATGTAGTGGTCTCAACGCTTCCACCATTTGCCGGTGACGACATCGCGGCCCGGTTGCTTGAGGCTCAAGAGGGACGGGCCGTGACGGGTGTGTTGCTCGATGTTGCCTATGATCCAGATCCAACCGCACTGATAAGTGCGTGGCGCGGACTTGACGGAACCGCGATTACGGGGGAGCGCATGTTGCTCCACCAAGCAGTTGAACAGGTACGTCTCATGACCGGCATGCCAGGGCCGGTGGCCCAAATGGGCGACGCGCTCAATGGGGAGTTGTTACTGCGTCGGTAG
- the mltG gene encoding endolytic transglycosylase MltG: MNDLFDPTGQEEHRTAGLSRTQRRELDRQRQQASKRRRSGLIATLISVIIIGGVLYGTWKFATNFFGDIKDSQNNEAEQIQDFVGTGTEPVEITVNPGDSGSAIAKTLVDNGVIATASVFVNATFANPNADKIQPGTYSLYKELPAATALEMLLDLDNLSGNRIQITPGQNVAQISQTIKGITGLTEEQLEAAMKDVAATGLPSVAEGSYEGWLADGDYRFGPDVTAEEVIKEMVGRTVTRLNSLEIPEKDWQRILNVASIVEKEAGSEVDMPVVASVIYNRLEADERLQMDSTVHYVHGGTSNAATTSDQRAEDNPWNTYRIKGLPKTPIASPSLVAVEAALNPENTDYFYFVTINPLTKETIFSETWAEHEAAVELYRAWLREQSKD; this comes from the coding sequence GTGAATGATCTCTTTGACCCAACTGGGCAAGAGGAACACCGCACGGCGGGACTATCTAGAACCCAACGCAGGGAACTAGACCGTCAGCGGCAGCAGGCATCGAAAAGACGCCGCTCTGGACTCATCGCTACGTTGATCTCGGTGATCATCATCGGTGGTGTGTTGTATGGTACCTGGAAGTTTGCCACCAACTTTTTTGGCGACATCAAAGATAGCCAGAATAACGAGGCCGAGCAGATACAAGACTTCGTTGGCACCGGAACCGAACCGGTTGAAATTACCGTTAATCCGGGTGATAGCGGTTCGGCAATCGCCAAGACGCTGGTCGACAACGGTGTAATTGCAACGGCATCGGTCTTTGTAAACGCTACCTTTGCTAACCCTAATGCTGACAAGATTCAGCCGGGAACCTATTCCCTGTACAAAGAGCTTCCTGCTGCTACTGCTCTCGAGATGCTGCTTGATCTTGATAACTTGTCTGGAAACCGAATCCAAATTACTCCCGGCCAGAACGTTGCCCAGATATCTCAGACAATTAAGGGTATTACGGGACTGACCGAGGAACAGCTCGAGGCTGCGATGAAGGACGTCGCCGCAACAGGGCTGCCATCCGTGGCGGAAGGCTCCTATGAGGGCTGGCTCGCAGACGGCGATTACCGATTTGGACCGGATGTCACCGCCGAGGAAGTCATCAAGGAAATGGTGGGGCGTACGGTAACGCGGCTTAACTCACTTGAAATTCCGGAGAAGGACTGGCAACGGATTCTCAACGTAGCTTCGATTGTGGAGAAGGAAGCCGGTAGTGAAGTTGACATGCCGGTTGTCGCCTCAGTCATTTACAACCGCTTGGAAGCGGATGAGCGCCTCCAGATGGACTCGACCGTGCACTATGTGCACGGCGGAACCTCAAATGCGGCCACTACGAGTGACCAGCGCGCAGAGGATAACCCATGGAACACCTACCGGATCAAGGGCCTGCCAAAGACCCCGATTGCATCGCCGAGCTTGGTGGCCGTTGAGGCCGCACTCAACCCCGAGAATACCGACTACTTCTACTTCGTCACGATTAACCCCTTGACCAAGGAGACGATCTTCTCTGAGACGTGGGCCGAGCACGAAGCAGCCGTTGAGCTCTACCGTGCCTGGCTGCGTGAGCAGTCTAAAGACTGA
- the ruvX gene encoding Holliday junction resolvase RuvX, translated as MSEFLEHEQVGPAPLARGARLAVDVGGVRVGLAASDPDGIMANPVATLNRDRSITYRQGGAIPRVLPKDIAQLVAEVEERSAAVVYIGQPRHLSGKDSESSAVSAAYGDLLAQLIAPVPVYFVDERLTTVTAHQALYTSGRAGKKHRSVVDQVAAVIILESAMETEKNSGKRAGTLAPVR; from the coding sequence GTGTCTGAGTTTTTAGAACATGAACAGGTAGGTCCCGCGCCACTTGCGCGCGGGGCCCGCTTGGCCGTCGATGTCGGCGGTGTGCGTGTGGGTCTTGCCGCCAGCGACCCAGACGGGATTATGGCTAATCCGGTGGCAACTTTGAACCGGGACCGGTCAATCACCTACCGGCAGGGCGGAGCGATCCCACGGGTGCTCCCCAAGGACATTGCCCAGCTCGTTGCGGAAGTTGAAGAACGCAGTGCGGCCGTGGTTTACATTGGCCAACCGCGTCACCTATCGGGCAAAGACAGCGAGTCATCGGCCGTGAGCGCAGCATACGGCGACCTTTTGGCGCAGTTGATCGCGCCTGTTCCAGTCTATTTTGTCGATGAACGGCTGACCACGGTAACGGCGCACCAAGCGCTGTACACCTCCGGACGAGCCGGAAAGAAACACCGCTCGGTCGTGGATCAGGTAGCGGCAGTGATCATCTTGGAATCAGCTATGGAAACTGAAAAAAATAGTGGTAAGCGTGCAGGAACCCTTGCCCCGGTTAGGTAA